In Agromyces sp. SYSU T00194, a genomic segment contains:
- a CDS encoding NAD(P)H-hydrate epimerase translates to MIAGYTAEQVRAAERPHLAAGEPLMLRAAAALARVVADAAGAGRTGTPAVVLVVGSGDNGGDAMFAGAELARRGASVSIVPVGSRLHEAGSAAALAAGARRLDHRGPEVAAALASADVIVDGVLGTGSAASPALREPARSVVELARARLAAAHPPRVVAVDLPSGIHPDTGEVPDPTVLPADVTVTFGACKAGLLRRPGADYAGEVLVVDIGIGDALAGVEPAIVVPD, encoded by the coding sequence ATGATCGCCGGGTACACGGCCGAGCAGGTGCGTGCCGCGGAGCGCCCGCACCTGGCTGCGGGCGAGCCGCTCATGCTGCGGGCCGCCGCCGCGCTCGCACGGGTGGTGGCGGATGCCGCGGGCGCCGGCCGCACCGGCACGCCCGCGGTCGTGCTCGTCGTCGGGTCGGGTGACAACGGCGGCGACGCGATGTTCGCGGGTGCCGAGCTGGCGCGACGCGGGGCGTCGGTGTCGATCGTGCCCGTGGGGTCGCGCCTGCACGAGGCCGGGTCGGCCGCCGCGCTCGCAGCCGGGGCGCGTCGGCTCGACCACCGCGGCCCGGAGGTGGCGGCCGCGCTGGCGTCGGCCGACGTGATCGTCGACGGCGTCCTCGGCACGGGCAGCGCCGCGTCGCCCGCGCTCCGGGAGCCGGCCCGTTCGGTCGTGGAGCTCGCACGCGCCCGTCTCGCGGCCGCGCACCCGCCTCGCGTGGTGGCGGTCGACCTGCCGAGCGGCATCCACCCCGACACGGGCGAGGTGCCCGATCCGACCGTGCTGCCGGCCGACGTCACCGTCACGTTCGGCGCGTGCAAGGCCGGGCTCCTCCGGCGGCCGGGAGCGGACTACGCCGGCGAGGTGCTCGTGGTCGACATCGGCATCGGCGACGCGCTGGCCGGCGTGGAGCCCGCGATCGTCGTGCCGGACTGA